A window of Macrotis lagotis isolate mMagLag1 chromosome X, bilby.v1.9.chrom.fasta, whole genome shotgun sequence contains these coding sequences:
- the TRMT10B gene encoding tRNA methyltransferase 10 homolog B isoform X4, with translation MIKDVEHRSGESFPQAESHLLNEQEVSWEDGDEEIALESFRLLQIDTEFESGRALPGDGEMLCSKNVLRKQKHWEKIVAAKKSKRKEERERRKAQRTENAGVSPQQSKRVLKAIMKERLLAAKSSGPKLCIDLSMTHRMTKKELSRLAGQIRRLYGSNKKAKQPFWICLTGFTTSSPLYEECLRMNDGFSNYLIDTTEEDCLNLFPLESLVYLTPDSEQVLEDIDLDKVYIIGGLVDESIQKKLTYQKAQDNSIQTARLPIQEYMVKNANAKNYHSEILAINQVFDILSTYVETRNWPEALKTGVSLGKVMTGKELY, from the exons ATGATTAAGGATGTGGAGCACAGATCTGGAGAGTCTTTCCCCCAGGCCGAAAGCCACTTGTTAAATGAGCAAGAAGTCAGCTGGGAAGATGGAGATGAAGAGATAGCCCTTGAAAGTTTCCGGCTTTTGCAGATTGATACTGAGTTTGAGAGTGGAAGAGCCTTGCCTGGGGATGGAGAGATGCTGTGCTCG AAAAATGTCTTGCGGAAACAGAAGCACTGGGAAAAGATAGTTGCCGcaaagaagagcaaaagaaaagaagaaagagaaagaagaaaagcacaaCGTACAGAAAATGCAG GTGTGAGCCCTCAGCAGAGCAAACGGGTTTTGAAAGCCATTATGAAAGAGAGGCTTTTGGCAGCCAAAAGTTCAGGACCCAAACTTTGTATAGATTTGAGTATGACCCATCGAATGACTAAGAAG GAATTGAGCCGACTGGCTGGCCAGATCCGAAGGTTATATGGTTCAAATAAAAAAGCCAAGCAACCATTCTGGATCTGCCTCACTGGATTCACCACTAGTAGTCCTTTATACGAAGAGTGTTTAAGGATGAATGATGGATTCTCTAACTATCTT ATCGATACAACAGAAGAAGACTGTCTTAATTTATTTCCTCTGGAAAGCCTTGTGTACTTAACTCCTGATTCAGAACAGG TCCTTGAAGATATTGATCTCGATAAGGTTTATATCATTGGTGGACTTGTGGATGAAAGCATTCAAAAG AAGCTGACATATCAGAAGGCTCAAGATAACTCAATCCAGACTGCCCGTCTGCCAATCCAGGAATACATGGTTAAAAATGCCAATGCCAAGAACTACCATTCAGAGATCCTGGCAATCAATCAAG TGTTTGATATCCTGTCAACATATGTGGAGACTCGAAATTGGCCTGAAGCACTGAAAACAGGAGTTTCTCTTGGAAAAG tAATGACTGGAAAGGAGTTATACTAA
- the TRMT10B gene encoding tRNA methyltransferase 10 homolog B isoform X1 encodes MIKDVEHRSGESFPQAESHLLNEQEVSWEDGDEEIALESFRLLQIDTEFESGRALPGDGEMLCSKNVLRKQKHWEKIVAAKKSKRKEERERRKAQRTENAGVSPQQSKRVLKAIMKERLLAAKSSGPKLCIDLSMTHRMTKKELSRLAGQIRRLYGSNKKAKQPFWICLTGFTTSSPLYEECLRMNDGFSNYLIDTTEEDCLNLFPLESLVYLTPDSEQVLEDIDLDKVYIIGGLVDESIQKKLTYQKAQDNSIQTARLPIQEYMVKNANAKNYHSEILAINQVFDILSTYVETRNWPEALKTGVSLGKGMALLFPSQKSGSLLCRMATTPKTEDSDSSTGPKTSCIIPRNTNPENYLKNNE; translated from the exons ATGATTAAGGATGTGGAGCACAGATCTGGAGAGTCTTTCCCCCAGGCCGAAAGCCACTTGTTAAATGAGCAAGAAGTCAGCTGGGAAGATGGAGATGAAGAGATAGCCCTTGAAAGTTTCCGGCTTTTGCAGATTGATACTGAGTTTGAGAGTGGAAGAGCCTTGCCTGGGGATGGAGAGATGCTGTGCTCG AAAAATGTCTTGCGGAAACAGAAGCACTGGGAAAAGATAGTTGCCGcaaagaagagcaaaagaaaagaagaaagagaaagaagaaaagcacaaCGTACAGAAAATGCAG GTGTGAGCCCTCAGCAGAGCAAACGGGTTTTGAAAGCCATTATGAAAGAGAGGCTTTTGGCAGCCAAAAGTTCAGGACCCAAACTTTGTATAGATTTGAGTATGACCCATCGAATGACTAAGAAG GAATTGAGCCGACTGGCTGGCCAGATCCGAAGGTTATATGGTTCAAATAAAAAAGCCAAGCAACCATTCTGGATCTGCCTCACTGGATTCACCACTAGTAGTCCTTTATACGAAGAGTGTTTAAGGATGAATGATGGATTCTCTAACTATCTT ATCGATACAACAGAAGAAGACTGTCTTAATTTATTTCCTCTGGAAAGCCTTGTGTACTTAACTCCTGATTCAGAACAGG TCCTTGAAGATATTGATCTCGATAAGGTTTATATCATTGGTGGACTTGTGGATGAAAGCATTCAAAAG AAGCTGACATATCAGAAGGCTCAAGATAACTCAATCCAGACTGCCCGTCTGCCAATCCAGGAATACATGGTTAAAAATGCCAATGCCAAGAACTACCATTCAGAGATCCTGGCAATCAATCAAG TGTTTGATATCCTGTCAACATATGTGGAGACTCGAAATTGGCCTGAAGCACTGAAAACAGGAGTTTCTCTTGGAAAAG GTATGGCACTGCTGTTCCCATCACAGAAGTCTGGTTCTCTACTCTGCAGAATGGCTACAACCCCCAAGACTGAAGACAGTGACTCTTCTACAGGACCCAAGACCAGCTGTATTATCCCTAGAAATACTAACCCTGAGAACTATCTCAAGAACAATGAATAa
- the TRMT10B gene encoding tRNA methyltransferase 10 homolog B isoform X2, translating into MIKDVEHRSGESFPQAESHLLNEQEVSWEDGDEEIALESFRLLQIDTEFESGRALPGDGEMLCSKNVLRKQKHWEKIVAAKKSKRKEERERRKAQRTENAGVSPQQSKRVLKAIMKERLLAAKSSGPKLCIDLSMTHRMTKKELSRLAGQIRRLYGSNKKAKQPFWICLTGFTTSSPLYEECLRMNDGFSNYLIDTTEEDCLNLFPLESLVYLTPDSEQVLEDIDLDKVYIIGGLVDESIQKKLTYQKAQDNSIQTARLPIQEYMVKNANAKNYHSEILAINQVFDILSTYVETRNWPEALKTGVSLGKDKRDHSLFPTHL; encoded by the exons ATGATTAAGGATGTGGAGCACAGATCTGGAGAGTCTTTCCCCCAGGCCGAAAGCCACTTGTTAAATGAGCAAGAAGTCAGCTGGGAAGATGGAGATGAAGAGATAGCCCTTGAAAGTTTCCGGCTTTTGCAGATTGATACTGAGTTTGAGAGTGGAAGAGCCTTGCCTGGGGATGGAGAGATGCTGTGCTCG AAAAATGTCTTGCGGAAACAGAAGCACTGGGAAAAGATAGTTGCCGcaaagaagagcaaaagaaaagaagaaagagaaagaagaaaagcacaaCGTACAGAAAATGCAG GTGTGAGCCCTCAGCAGAGCAAACGGGTTTTGAAAGCCATTATGAAAGAGAGGCTTTTGGCAGCCAAAAGTTCAGGACCCAAACTTTGTATAGATTTGAGTATGACCCATCGAATGACTAAGAAG GAATTGAGCCGACTGGCTGGCCAGATCCGAAGGTTATATGGTTCAAATAAAAAAGCCAAGCAACCATTCTGGATCTGCCTCACTGGATTCACCACTAGTAGTCCTTTATACGAAGAGTGTTTAAGGATGAATGATGGATTCTCTAACTATCTT ATCGATACAACAGAAGAAGACTGTCTTAATTTATTTCCTCTGGAAAGCCTTGTGTACTTAACTCCTGATTCAGAACAGG TCCTTGAAGATATTGATCTCGATAAGGTTTATATCATTGGTGGACTTGTGGATGAAAGCATTCAAAAG AAGCTGACATATCAGAAGGCTCAAGATAACTCAATCCAGACTGCCCGTCTGCCAATCCAGGAATACATGGTTAAAAATGCCAATGCCAAGAACTACCATTCAGAGATCCTGGCAATCAATCAAG TGTTTGATATCCTGTCAACATATGTGGAGACTCGAAATTGGCCTGAAGCACTGAAAACAGGAGTTTCTCTTGGAAAAG ATAAAAGAGATCATTCTCTGTTTCCTACCCACCTTTAA
- the TRMT10B gene encoding tRNA methyltransferase 10 homolog B isoform X3 has translation MIKDVEHRSGESFPQAESHLLNEQEVSWEDGDEEIALESFRLLQIDTEFESGRALPGDGEMLCSKNVLRKQKHWEKIVAAKKSKRKEERERRKAQRTENAGVSPQQSKRVLKAIMKERLLAAKSSGPKLCIDLSMTHRMTKKELSRLAGQIRRLYGSNKKAKQPFWICLTGFTTSSPLYEECLRMNDGFSNYLIDTTEEDCLNLFPLESLVYLTPDSEQVLEDIDLDKVYIIGGLVDESIQKKLTYQKAQDNSIQTARLPIQEYMVKNANAKNYHSEILAINQVFDILSTYVETRNWPEALKTGVSLGKGYVIPNTVE, from the exons ATGATTAAGGATGTGGAGCACAGATCTGGAGAGTCTTTCCCCCAGGCCGAAAGCCACTTGTTAAATGAGCAAGAAGTCAGCTGGGAAGATGGAGATGAAGAGATAGCCCTTGAAAGTTTCCGGCTTTTGCAGATTGATACTGAGTTTGAGAGTGGAAGAGCCTTGCCTGGGGATGGAGAGATGCTGTGCTCG AAAAATGTCTTGCGGAAACAGAAGCACTGGGAAAAGATAGTTGCCGcaaagaagagcaaaagaaaagaagaaagagaaagaagaaaagcacaaCGTACAGAAAATGCAG GTGTGAGCCCTCAGCAGAGCAAACGGGTTTTGAAAGCCATTATGAAAGAGAGGCTTTTGGCAGCCAAAAGTTCAGGACCCAAACTTTGTATAGATTTGAGTATGACCCATCGAATGACTAAGAAG GAATTGAGCCGACTGGCTGGCCAGATCCGAAGGTTATATGGTTCAAATAAAAAAGCCAAGCAACCATTCTGGATCTGCCTCACTGGATTCACCACTAGTAGTCCTTTATACGAAGAGTGTTTAAGGATGAATGATGGATTCTCTAACTATCTT ATCGATACAACAGAAGAAGACTGTCTTAATTTATTTCCTCTGGAAAGCCTTGTGTACTTAACTCCTGATTCAGAACAGG TCCTTGAAGATATTGATCTCGATAAGGTTTATATCATTGGTGGACTTGTGGATGAAAGCATTCAAAAG AAGCTGACATATCAGAAGGCTCAAGATAACTCAATCCAGACTGCCCGTCTGCCAATCCAGGAATACATGGTTAAAAATGCCAATGCCAAGAACTACCATTCAGAGATCCTGGCAATCAATCAAG TGTTTGATATCCTGTCAACATATGTGGAGACTCGAAATTGGCCTGAAGCACTGAAAACAGGAGTTTCTCTTGGAAAAGGTTATGTTATTCCAAATACAGTAGAATGA